Proteins encoded within one genomic window of Patescibacteria group bacterium:
- the greA gene encoding transcription elongation factor GreA encodes MLNQTPPNGGQVLLTREGLEDLKKEYDELLTIKRPVAVTRMAQARDLGDLAENSEYTAAREDLAFIDGRIAELEEILHGAKIITTSKKNCHKVDVGCKVTLHLNGKKEVFTIVGEWEADPTAKKISHASPLGQALLGKKVGEKAEVEAPAGKITYTILSIE; translated from the coding sequence ATGTTAAACCAAACGCCGCCAAACGGCGGGCAAGTTCTTCTAACCCGTGAAGGATTGGAAGATCTTAAAAAAGAATATGATGAGCTGCTGACGATCAAACGTCCTGTCGCCGTGACGCGGATGGCGCAGGCGCGCGATTTAGGTGATTTGGCTGAAAACAGCGAATATACGGCGGCCAGAGAAGATCTGGCTTTTATTGATGGTCGAATTGCCGAACTTGAAGAAATCTTACATGGGGCTAAAATCATTACCACCTCGAAGAAAAATTGCCATAAGGTTGACGTTGGTTGTAAAGTCACGCTTCATCTTAACGGCAAAAAGGAAGTTTTTACGATTGTCGGTGAATGGGAAGCTGACCCGACGGCAAAAAAGATTTCCCATGCTTCACCTTTGGGTCAGGCCCTACTAGGTAAAAAAGTCGGGGAAAAAGCCGAAGTCGAAGCGCCGGCGGGTAAAATTACCTATACAATTCTATCAATAGAATAA
- a CDS encoding non-canonical purine NTP pyrophosphatase, which produces MKKLLIATTNPGKLNEIKSFLKDLPLELVSLTDLGISQKATEDGVSFEENSLKKASFYAQISHLPTIADDGGLEIDYLKGEPGVKSRRWINGLEASDEELINFTLKKLKGLPLKNRKAQLRAVLALVLPDGEKYLSEGKIRGIIAVKPYNEKRTAGFPFRSLLYLPGLKKFYNEDDLTEEENLKYNHRGKALVKLKKIIKKLLI; this is translated from the coding sequence ATGAAAAAATTATTAATCGCGACCACGAATCCGGGAAAGCTTAACGAAATAAAATCTTTTTTAAAAGATTTACCCTTAGAACTGGTTAGCCTTACGGATTTAGGCATCAGCCAAAAAGCGACCGAAGACGGAGTTTCTTTTGAAGAAAACAGTTTAAAAAAGGCCAGTTTCTACGCTCAGATTTCTCATCTGCCGACCATTGCCGATGACGGCGGTTTGGAAATTGATTACTTAAAGGGGGAACCCGGGGTTAAATCAAGGCGCTGGATCAACGGTCTTGAAGCCAGTGATGAAGAACTTATCAATTTTACTTTAAAAAAATTAAAAGGTCTTCCCTTAAAAAACCGGAAAGCCCAATTGCGGGCGGTTTTAGCCCTTGTTTTGCCCGATGGGGAAAAATATTTAAGTGAAGGTAAAATCCGGGGCATTATTGCCGTCAAGCCTTATAACGAAAAAAGAACCGCCGGTTTTCCTTTCCGCTCGCTTTTGTATTTACCCGGACTTAAAAAATTTTACAACGAAGACGATCTGACCGAAGAAGAAAATTTAAAATATAATCACCGGGGAAAGGCCCTCGTAAAGCTGAAAAAAATCATTAAAAAACTTCTGATTTAA
- a CDS encoding class A beta-lactamase-related serine hydrolase, translating to MQDYALGDENRQQVHFLKWIFLGFLILLILGFAKKNFFSGKNQAITSPLSDNFFSFITPKQRDPQILIAEIKKLLEKNNGSYSLYVYDLTNNQGFGINETTIFTAASINKIPILASLYYFANAGEINLDQQVTLQASDIQDYGTGSLRYDPPGTTYSVKTLARLMMEQSDNTASYILGREILNFEKIQKLIDSWGLTQTDMENNKTSLSDMTKILSKMYRGEVTNKALTLEMLGFMDESDFEDRLGLLLPKTVKIYHKTGDEIGLIHDIGIINPEKHAYILGVFTSDITDEKITKETIGQISKLVYDWMQGD from the coding sequence ATGCAGGACTATGCTCTCGGGGACGAAAATCGTCAACAAGTTCATTTTCTGAAGTGGATTTTTTTAGGTTTTCTCATCCTTCTAATTTTGGGCTTTGCCAAAAAGAATTTCTTCTCTGGAAAAAACCAGGCAATCACTTCCCCACTTTCGGATAATTTTTTTTCTTTTATCACCCCCAAACAAAGAGATCCGCAAATCTTAATTGCCGAAATTAAAAAACTGTTGGAAAAAAACAACGGCAGTTACAGTCTCTATGTTTATGATCTCACGAATAATCAGGGTTTTGGGATTAACGAAACGACGATTTTTACCGCCGCTTCCATCAATAAAATTCCGATCCTCGCCAGTTTATATTATTTTGCCAATGCCGGCGAAATTAATCTTGATCAACAGGTGACACTGCAGGCTTCTGATATTCAGGATTACGGAACCGGCAGTCTAAGATATGATCCGCCGGGAACTACCTATTCCGTTAAAACCCTGGCTCGATTGATGATGGAACAATCAGACAACACCGCCTCTTATATTTTGGGCAGAGAAATTCTCAATTTTGAGAAGATTCAGAAATTAATAGACAGTTGGGGCTTAACACAAACCGATATGGAAAATAACAAAACCTCACTTTCGGACATGACGAAGATTTTAAGCAAAATGTATCGCGGCGAGGTTACCAATAAAGCCTTAACTTTAGAGATGCTGGGTTTTATGGACGAATCGGATTTTGAAGACAGACTTGGCCTTCTTTTACCAAAAACGGTTAAAATTTATCATAAAACCGGAGACGAAATCGGTCTTATCCACGATATCGGCATTATTAATCCCGAAAAACACGCCTATATTTTGGGTGTTTTTACCAGTGACATTACCGACGAAAAGATTACCAAGGAGACAATTGGACAAATCTCAAAACTCGTCTATGACTGGATGCAGGGTGATTAA
- the secA gene encoding preprotein translocase subunit SecA, translating into MIPFLAKFLDSNERELKKLLPLVAKINSLAEKTQKLSDEKLLSLGAEFKIRVSGGESLDDLLPEVYATVREAAYRTINERPFDVQLMAAVTFHQGRVAEQKTGEGKTLSASPALYLNSLTGRGVHLVTVNDYLARRDCGWMGPIFHALGATCAAMIHDQSFLYDPTFDDPTAQDWRLKHLRPITRKEAYLADITYGINSEFGFDYLRDNMVTEIKEVTQRDLNFAIVDEVDSVLIDEARTPHIISAPQEEATQKYYDYARLIERLQPVMDFTIDEKMRTAALTEHGIAKIEKMLGVPNLYEKDFATVHHLEAALKAKSLFHRDKDYVVKDNEVVIVDEFTGRLLMGRRYSEGLHQAIEAKEGVSIQRESRTLATISLQNYFRMYQKLAGMTGTAATESEEFHKIYKLDVLIIPTNKEMIRIDHADMVYKTMRAKYAAVARDVAACYQKGQPVLVGTTSIENNEIVSDLLTHQGIPHQVLNAKQHEKEASIIAQAGKIKSVTVATNMAGRGVDVILGGTPPDKYTVTDKKQFDEEHKLWQKAHEEVARLGGLHVIGTERHESRRIDNQLRGRSGRQGDPGSSRFFVSLEDEIMRLFGGEQIAKLMDTFKMPEDVPLEHPMVSRAIEQAQVKVEGFNFDARKHLVDYDDVLNKQREIIYKRRKKLLSGEALKEEILEKVSQDITNFTLMYFPEGYTQPELEKIVQEFVSIIPFDENSQKQLMIQVSQLKTSQEITEFLVKIARDLYEQKEKQVTPEVARQIERWVALSIIDNLWMDHLDAIDDLREGIGLRGYGQRDPLIEYKNEAYTMFERLLSTIDYEIVHRIFKIQVTSQPQVSPQRIMTTSSAGEVSQGSPKPISKQKIGRNDPCWCGSGKKWKKCHYPQLG; encoded by the coding sequence ATGATTCCGTTTCTTGCCAAATTTTTAGATTCCAACGAAAGGGAATTAAAAAAACTTTTACCTTTGGTTGCCAAAATAAATTCTTTGGCCGAAAAAACACAAAAACTTTCCGACGAAAAACTTCTAAGTTTAGGGGCAGAATTTAAAATCAGAGTCAGCGGGGGTGAAAGTCTGGACGACCTCTTGCCGGAAGTTTACGCCACCGTCAGGGAGGCAGCCTACCGAACCATCAACGAGAGACCCTTTGACGTTCAACTCATGGCGGCGGTTACTTTTCATCAAGGGAGAGTAGCCGAACAAAAAACCGGAGAAGGAAAAACCCTTTCGGCTTCACCGGCTTTATACTTAAATTCTTTAACCGGCCGGGGTGTTCATCTGGTAACCGTTAACGATTATTTGGCGCGGCGTGATTGCGGTTGGATGGGGCCGATTTTCCATGCCTTAGGGGCAACCTGCGCGGCCATGATTCACGATCAGTCTTTTCTTTATGATCCGACGTTTGATGATCCGACAGCCCAGGATTGGCGTCTAAAACATTTACGCCCGATTACAAGAAAAGAAGCTTATTTGGCCGATATCACTTACGGGATCAATTCCGAATTCGGTTTTGATTACCTAAGGGACAATATGGTGACGGAGATTAAAGAGGTTACCCAGCGTGATTTGAATTTTGCCATTGTTGATGAGGTTGATTCTGTTTTAATCGATGAAGCCAGAACCCCGCATATTATTTCCGCTCCGCAAGAAGAAGCGACCCAAAAATATTACGATTACGCCAGATTAATTGAAAGACTTCAGCCGGTTATGGATTTTACCATTGACGAGAAAATGCGAACCGCCGCTTTGACCGAACATGGCATTGCCAAAATCGAAAAAATGCTGGGAGTGCCTAATCTTTACGAAAAAGATTTTGCGACGGTTCATCATCTGGAGGCGGCTTTAAAAGCGAAAAGTTTATTTCATCGCGATAAGGATTATGTCGTTAAGGATAATGAAGTTGTCATTGTTGATGAATTTACCGGCAGGCTTTTGATGGGCCGGCGCTATTCCGAAGGTTTGCATCAGGCGATTGAAGCCAAAGAAGGCGTTTCGATTCAACGGGAATCAAGAACGCTGGCGACGATTTCTTTACAGAACTATTTTCGGATGTACCAAAAACTGGCCGGCATGACCGGAACCGCGGCCACGGAATCGGAAGAATTCCATAAAATTTATAAACTTGACGTTTTGATCATTCCCACCAATAAGGAGATGATCAGAATTGATCATGCGGATATGGTTTACAAAACGATGAGGGCCAAATATGCGGCTGTTGCTCGTGACGTGGCGGCCTGTTATCAAAAGGGGCAGCCGGTTTTGGTCGGAACGACTTCAATTGAAAATAACGAAATTGTTTCCGATCTTTTGACTCATCAGGGGATTCCGCATCAGGTTTTAAACGCCAAACAGCATGAAAAAGAAGCCTCAATTATTGCTCAAGCCGGTAAAATAAAATCAGTCACTGTCGCGACGAACATGGCCGGCCGGGGTGTTGACGTGATTTTGGGTGGCACGCCCCCGGACAAATATACCGTGACCGACAAAAAACAGTTTGATGAGGAACATAAACTTTGGCAAAAAGCTCACGAAGAAGTGGCTAGGCTTGGCGGTTTGCATGTGATCGGGACCGAACGGCACGAATCAAGAAGAATTGACAATCAACTGCGAGGTCGGTCGGGAAGACAGGGCGACCCTGGCTCTTCACGCTTTTTTGTCTCCCTGGAAGATGAAATTATGCGGCTTTTCGGCGGCGAGCAGATTGCCAAACTTATGGATACTTTTAAAATGCCCGAAGACGTGCCTTTGGAGCATCCGATGGTTTCCCGGGCGATCGAACAAGCGCAGGTTAAGGTCGAAGGTTTTAATTTCGACGCCCGAAAACATTTGGTTGACTATGATGATGTTTTAAACAAACAAAGAGAAATTATTTATAAACGCCGGAAAAAACTTTTGTCAGGAGAAGCTTTAAAAGAAGAAATTTTAGAAAAAGTCAGTCAGGATATCACCAATTTTACCTTAATGTACTTTCCTGAAGGTTACACCCAGCCGGAATTGGAAAAAATCGTTCAGGAGTTTGTGAGTATTATCCCCTTTGATGAAAATTCGCAAAAACAACTTATGATTCAAGTTAGTCAACTTAAAACCAGTCAGGAAATTACCGAATTTTTGGTAAAAATCGCCCGCGATCTTTACGAACAAAAAGAAAAACAGGTAACGCCAGAGGTCGCGCGGCAAATTGAAAGATGGGTGGCGCTTTCTATCATTGATAATCTTTGGATGGATCATTTGGACGCGATTGATGATTTACGGGAAGGCATCGGTCTTCGCGGTTATGGGCAAAGAGATCCTTTAATTGAATATAAAAACGAAGCCTACACGATGTTTGAAAGATTATTATCAACGATTGATTACGAAATCGTCCACCGGATTTTTAAAATCCAGGTTACCTCCCAGCCACAAGTCTCGCCGCAAAGAATAATGACGACATCTTCGGCCGGAGAAGTCAGTCAGGGAAGTCCAAAACCGATAAGTAAGCAAAAAATAGGGAGAAACGATCCCTGCTGGTGCGGCAGCGGCAAGAAGTGGAAAAAGTGCCATTATCCTCAATTAGGTTGA
- a CDS encoding CDGSH iron-sulfur domain-containing protein yields MTTKKVVITKNGPYLVSGNLPLAKEIATTGKEPEPEKWVKGKKYPQKKFYVLCRCGQSQNKPFCDGSNLEAHFNDGDESLK; encoded by the coding sequence ATGACAACAAAGAAAGTCGTGATTACCAAAAACGGCCCTTATCTGGTCTCGGGCAATTTACCCTTAGCCAAAGAGATTGCCACGACTGGAAAAGAACCAGAACCGGAAAAATGGGTTAAGGGGAAAAAATATCCACAAAAAAAATTTTACGTTCTTTGCCGTTGCGGCCAGTCTCAAAATAAACCCTTTTGTGACGGTTCAAACCTTGAAGCTCATTTTAATGACGGGGATGAAAGCTTAAAATAA
- the lysS gene encoding lysine--tRNA ligase: MATPLDELKKVRLEKLEKIKKLGINPYPARLTRDHVVAEALKKEGKNVSIAGRIMAIRGHGGIQFFDLRDESGKIQLVFKSDKLTADNQQLITLLDIGDFIAVSGKIEKTTAGEISVWVDSLQILTKSIRPLPSQWHGLKDEEERSRKRYLDLIFNSEVKKTFETRTKIINAVREFLNEKGFFEVETPTLQDIYGGASARPFKTHHNALDCDFYLKISDELYLKRLIVGGFEKVYEIDKDFRNEGMDRSHNPEFTMMECYQAYADYQDIMKLTEEMYAFIAEKILGTSKIKFGEHEIDLKPPWTRMTMKEGLLKYAKIDIGKLKDEEIKKLLKENHLKAEENPSLSGVAAGFNRGVATATLFELVEPFLIQPTFVTDLPKETTALCKQKEDDPSLIERFEPYIAGFEIGNAYSELNDPQVQKTFFEEQVKAAKSGDEEAHPMDEQYLEAMEYGMPPTGGLGLGIDRMVMLLTNTQNIRDVILFPTLRPEKSK; encoded by the coding sequence ATGGCAACCCCTCTGGATGAATTGAAAAAAGTTCGTTTGGAAAAACTGGAAAAAATAAAAAAATTAGGAATTAATCCTTACCCAGCACGTTTAACGCGGGATCACGTAGTTGCTGAAGCTCTAAAAAAAGAAGGAAAAAATGTTTCCATCGCCGGTCGAATTATGGCCATTCGTGGTCATGGTGGTATCCAATTTTTTGATCTCCGTGACGAATCTGGCAAAATCCAATTGGTTTTTAAATCAGATAAACTCACTGCTGACAACCAACAACTCATAACCTTATTAGATATTGGTGATTTTATCGCCGTTTCTGGAAAAATTGAAAAAACAACTGCGGGTGAAATTTCCGTTTGGGTTGACTCTTTGCAAATTTTGACTAAATCAATCCGTCCGCTTCCATCCCAATGGCACGGCTTAAAAGATGAAGAAGAAAGAAGCCGTAAAAGATATTTGGACCTTATTTTTAATTCAGAAGTTAAAAAGACTTTCGAAACGCGAACCAAAATTATCAATGCGGTTAGGGAATTCTTAAACGAGAAAGGTTTTTTTGAAGTGGAAACGCCCACCTTGCAGGATATTTACGGTGGTGCTTCCGCCAGACCTTTTAAAACTCATCACAACGCTCTAGACTGCGATTTTTATTTAAAAATATCTGACGAGCTTTATTTAAAAAGATTAATCGTTGGCGGTTTTGAAAAAGTTTATGAAATTGATAAAGACTTTCGCAACGAAGGCATGGACCGATCTCATAATCCTGAATTTACCATGATGGAATGTTATCAAGCATATGCTGATTATCAGGATATCATGAAACTAACCGAAGAAATGTACGCGTTTATAGCCGAAAAAATATTGGGGACGTCGAAAATTAAATTTGGAGAACATGAAATTGACTTGAAACCGCCGTGGACGAGAATGACAATGAAAGAAGGATTATTAAAATACGCCAAAATCGACATCGGTAAATTAAAAGACGAAGAAATTAAAAAATTATTAAAAGAAAATCATTTAAAAGCGGAAGAAAACCCTTCCTTAAGCGGAGTTGCGGCCGGATTTAACCGAGGGGTGGCGACGGCAACTTTATTCGAGTTAGTAGAGCCGTTTTTAATTCAACCGACTTTTGTGACCGATTTGCCGAAAGAAACAACCGCCCTGTGCAAGCAAAAAGAAGACGATCCGTCTTTAATTGAAAGGTTTGAACCCTATATTGCCGGTTTTGAAATAGGCAATGCTTATAGCGAATTAAATGATCCGCAAGTTCAAAAAACTTTTTTTGAAGAACAGGTAAAAGCGGCAAAATCCGGTGATGAAGAGGCTCATCCGATGGACGAACAGTATCTTGAAGCCATGGAATACGGCATGCCGCCAACCGGAGGATTGGGATTGGGTATTGACCGAATGGTTATGCTTCTAACAAATACTCAAAATATTCGTGACGTTATTTTATTTCCGACTCTACGACCAGAAAAATCCAAATGA
- a CDS encoding FKBP-type peptidyl-prolyl cis-trans isomerase, with translation MESLVIEDLKVGDGLEATNGKKVTVHYAGTLTDGEKFDSSYDRGTPFAFNLGQGEVIKGWDVGVLGMKVGGKRKLKIAPNLGYGERGAGGVIPPNATLIFEVELLKVE, from the coding sequence ATGGAGTCTTTAGTCATCGAAGATCTTAAGGTCGGTGACGGTTTGGAGGCAACTAATGGTAAAAAAGTCACGGTTCATTATGCGGGAACTTTGACCGACGGGGAAAAATTTGACAGCTCTTATGACCGAGGGACTCCTTTTGCTTTTAATTTAGGCCAAGGCGAAGTGATTAAGGGTTGGGACGTGGGCGTTTTGGGGATGAAAGTCGGCGGGAAAAGAAAATTGAAAATTGCCCCGAATTTAGGTTACGGCGAACGAGGCGCCGGCGGGGTGATTCCTCCGAATGCGACTTTAATTTTTGAAGTCGAACTTCTTAAAGTCGAGTAA
- a CDS encoding Trp family transcriptional regulator → MTPVSKRLLNRQIRYDLINEFWFALGKLNRKETEIFLRDILSPTEIIILSKRIDILKQLREKHNYGDIRDNIKVTDATIAKMSEKLQKANEVFIKILDFLIRDEKRRWEEVIESRKPKGHGKLIFGR, encoded by the coding sequence ATGACACCCGTTTCTAAGCGACTTTTAAATAGACAAATAAGGTACGATCTTATTAATGAATTTTGGTTTGCTCTGGGGAAATTAAACAGGAAAGAAACGGAAATATTTTTAAGAGATATTCTCTCACCTACGGAGATAATCATTCTCTCCAAAAGGATAGACATTCTCAAACAGCTTAGAGAAAAACATAACTATGGGGATATTAGAGATAACATTAAGGTAACTGATGCCACGATTGCCAAAATGAGCGAGAAACTACAAAAAGCTAACGAAGTTTTTATAAAGATATTAGATTTTTTGATTAGGGATGAAAAAAGACGGTGGGAAGAAGTTATTGAAAGTCGTAAACCCAAGGGCCACGGAAAATTAATTTTTGGCCGTTAA
- a CDS encoding phosphohydrolase, with translation MITREQALLFLNEKITNENIFKHMLATEALMRAVARELEKRKKELGISEEEWAMVGLLHDGDYCEEVLPEKQGVQISQWLKEKGYEIPEAIEHAMAAHNWHNTGIEPESKMDWAIFCGDSLTGLIVAATLVLPSRKLKDLTVENIFNRFKEKSFAKGTRREEIALCEEKLGIPLTEFMEIGLKAMQEIAPELGL, from the coding sequence ATGATTACCAGAGAACAGGCGCTTCTTTTTCTCAACGAAAAAATTACCAACGAGAATATTTTCAAACACATGTTGGCAACGGAAGCCTTAATGCGGGCTGTCGCCCGTGAATTAGAAAAAAGAAAAAAGGAATTAGGAATTAGTGAGGAGGAGTGGGCGATGGTGGGACTTTTACATGACGGTGATTATTGTGAAGAAGTATTGCCAGAAAAACAAGGAGTGCAGATAAGCCAATGGTTAAAAGAAAAAGGTTATGAGATTCCCGAAGCGATCGAGCACGCGATGGCCGCCCATAATTGGCATAATACAGGGATAGAACCAGAATCCAAAATGGATTGGGCGATTTTTTGCGGTGATTCTTTAACCGGATTAATTGTGGCCGCGACCTTAGTTTTGCCCAGCCGAAAATTAAAAGACCTAACCGTTGAAAACATTTTTAACCGTTTTAAAGAAAAAAGTTTTGCGAAAGGGACAAGACGCGAAGAAATTGCTCTTTGTGAAGAAAAATTAGGCATCCCCCTAACAGAATTTATGGAAATCGGTTTAAAAGCTATGCAGGAAATTGCCCCGGAATTAGGCTTATAA
- the serS gene encoding serine--tRNA ligase, which translates to MLDINFIRQNPDQVKKGLKAKQLESQLVDQVLDLDEKRRKFLKEIEILRAERNKIALMGKVSQEGKALKLKLQKLEPDLKKVEESLSDLLRQIPNLPAADVKTGKDESENEIIKKWGEPTKFLFEPKDHLVIGEALGIIDIERAAKVSGTRFYYLKGAGVVLEMALIQLALKTLTKEGFIPVIPPVLIKKQAMAGMGYLEHGGEEDMYVLEKDGLVLVGTSEQSIGPMHMDEVLDGKKLPLRYVGFSTCFRREAGAYGKDTRGILRVHQFDKVEMFSFTKPEESDKEHEFLLSLEEKLFQSLGIPYQVLKMCSGDLGAPAARKYDLEGWMPGQGKYREVTSTSTCTDYQSRRLNIKYQETNDQKPATNYVHILNGTAFAIGRTIIAILENNQQEDGSVLIPEVLRDYTGFEKISPPNSR; encoded by the coding sequence ATGTTAGACATAAATTTTATAAGACAAAATCCGGACCAGGTCAAAAAAGGTTTAAAGGCTAAACAGCTGGAAAGTCAGCTTGTTGATCAGGTTCTGGATTTGGATGAGAAAAGACGAAAATTCTTAAAAGAGATTGAGATCCTAAGAGCCGAAAGAAATAAAATCGCCCTGATGGGAAAAGTTTCTCAGGAGGGAAAAGCTCTAAAACTAAAACTCCAAAAATTAGAGCCGGATTTAAAAAAAGTGGAAGAATCTTTGTCTGATTTGCTGAGGCAAATTCCCAATCTTCCGGCTGCGGACGTTAAGACAGGCAAAGACGAGAGTGAAAATGAAATTATCAAAAAATGGGGAGAACCGACTAAATTCCTTTTTGAGCCGAAGGATCACTTAGTTATCGGTGAAGCCTTAGGAATAATTGATATTGAAAGAGCAGCTAAAGTTTCAGGAACACGTTTTTATTATTTAAAAGGAGCAGGCGTTGTTTTAGAAATGGCTCTTATACAGTTGGCGTTGAAGACCCTAACCAAAGAGGGTTTTATTCCCGTTATTCCCCCGGTTTTAATTAAAAAACAGGCAATGGCCGGTATGGGTTATTTGGAACATGGCGGAGAAGAAGATATGTATGTTTTAGAAAAAGATGGTTTGGTTTTGGTTGGCACTTCCGAACAATCAATCGGACCAATGCACATGGACGAGGTTTTAGACGGAAAAAAATTACCGTTAAGGTATGTGGGATTTTCAACCTGTTTCAGGCGAGAAGCCGGTGCTTACGGTAAAGACACACGGGGAATTTTGCGTGTTCATCAATTTGATAAAGTGGAAATGTTTAGTTTCACCAAACCGGAAGAATCGGACAAAGAACATGAATTTTTGCTTTCTTTGGAAGAAAAATTATTCCAGAGCCTTGGAATTCCCTACCAGGTTTTAAAAATGTGTTCCGGTGATTTAGGGGCGCCGGCGGCCAGAAAATATGATCTTGAGGGTTGGATGCCGGGACAAGGGAAATATCGAGAAGTCACCTCAACTTCCACCTGCACCGATTATCAATCCCGAAGACTTAATATCAAATATCAGGAGACTAATGACCAAAAACCAGCGACCAATTACGTCCATATTTTAAACGGGACGGCTTTTGCCATCGGCCGAACCATCATCGCAATTTTGGAAAATAATCAGCAGGAAGACGGTTCCGTTTTAATTCCCGAGGTCTTACGTGATTATACCGGTTTTGAAAAAATTTCTCCCCCAAACTCTCGTTAA